The Belonocnema kinseyi isolate 2016_QV_RU_SX_M_011 chromosome 10, B_treatae_v1, whole genome shotgun sequence genome has a window encoding:
- the LOC117181844 gene encoding uncharacterized protein LOC117181844: MLKDTTSCEPSVDPVMSKQLPNHPAKPILETPMISREPPPYQLDLSKGALQISKMDPPYLTSTDLSTSHYPMPQPEPIEAGNKDVKESILGIKSALSSLDEEASHLFDLPTSTQTEASEMDSSAAPSNAKLSSSDSGEVILLTLEQIKLELSEKITSEKLIMLSETLRAVSERIRSDVPKMTPEERKTVSHKLLSVKTAYMGALEKNQNAPYETSHRRQSHHRRHSHHRNSETRSSIHKNESSIVEVEETKSCRINVPVTFKLLEMILNTSYLFCIAKLSPNLPNTYIAYSEVISIIGFCISLTLLWIYLRNIRNGFKKKYLKFDLIYCTLMTVCYILATILIALRLNFVWRNFFLASEVSGIITVVAYFYDACHNCQYRLSGTNGHDVH, encoded by the exons aTGCTAAAAGACACTACCTCATGTGAGCCAAGTGTGGATCCAGTCATGAGTAAACAACTGCCCAATCATCCAGCTAAACCAATTTTGGAAACACCAATGATTAGCAGAGAACCACCTCCCTATCAATTAGACTTATCAAAAGGGGCACTCCAAATTAGCAAAATGGATCCTCCTTATCTAACATCAACAGACTTATCCACTTCACATTATCCAATGCCTCAACCAGAACCGATAGAAGCTGGAAATAAAGATGTAAAGGAATCAATCCTAGGAATAAAATCCGCACTCTCCAGTCTGGATGAAGAAGCCTCTCACTTATTTGATCTTCCAACATCTACACAAACTGAAGCTTCTGAAATGGATTCATCAGCAGCACCTTCTAATGCTAAATTGAGTTCATCAGATAGCGGGGAAGTCATCTTATTGACTTTGGAACAAATAAAACTCGAACTGTCGGAAAAAATAACCAGCGAAAAGCTGATAATGTTGAGCGAGACTTTGAGAGCAGTTTCAGAAAGAATCAGATCAGATGTACCAAAAATGACCCCCGAGGAAAGAAAAACAGTATCACATAAGCTGCTAAGTGTTAAGACAGCTTACATGGGCGCATTGGAAAAAAATCAGAATGCACCATATGAGACATCCCACAGAAGGCAATCTCATCACAGAAGGCATTCTCATCACAGAAATAGCGAGACACGTTCTTCCATACATAAAAATGAAAGTAGTATTGTGGAAGTGGAGGAAACAAAATCTTGTCGAATTAATGTTCCAGTAAcgtttaaattattggaaatg ATTTTAAACACCTCTTACTTATTTTGCATTGCAAAATTATCACCGAATTTACCAAACACATATATAGCATATTCTGAAGTTATATCCATAATAGGATTCTGTATCTCATTAACTTTACTCTGGATCTATTTAAGAAACATTAGAAATggattcaagaaaaaataccttaaattt GACCTTATTTATTGTACATTGATGACAGTTTGTTATATTTTGGCTACCATTCTCATTGCTCTTCGCTTGAATTTTGTATGGCGAAATTTTTTCTTAGCATCCGAG gtGTCTGGAATCATCACAGTGGTGGCTTATTTTTATGACGCTTGTCATAATTGCCAGTACAGACTTTCCGGTACTAATGGACATGACGTTCACTAA